A window from Aeromonas rivipollensis encodes these proteins:
- a CDS encoding HlyD family secretion protein — protein MTPDQQFKRWIKWAMACFILVFGYFLLADIKMPLTPQAMATRVVTKMAPQVSGKVIEVAVVNNQHVKQGDLLFVLDPAPFELAVEQARLALDQAEQQNRQLDATLNAATADFSSLQTQTAQKQREAERIDTLYRRHMVSEQQKDDADSAARTARANLLASQARMEQARVNRGLTGDDNLLLRQARNRLAQAELNLTYSQVHASQDGIITNLQLKPGSVATAGAPLLALVSEQVDVIADFREKSLRNITPQSRALVAFDGEPGRLYPARVASLDAGVSAGQFDANGLLANPIESDRWVRDAQRLRLHLTLDQLPAHLPAGARATVQLLPDNALSALFARGQIRLLSLLHYIY, from the coding sequence ATGACCCCGGATCAACAATTCAAACGCTGGATCAAGTGGGCCATGGCCTGCTTCATCCTGGTGTTCGGCTACTTCCTGCTGGCCGACATCAAGATGCCCCTCACCCCCCAGGCCATGGCCACTCGGGTCGTCACCAAGATGGCGCCCCAGGTCAGCGGCAAGGTGATCGAGGTCGCGGTGGTGAACAATCAGCACGTCAAACAGGGAGATCTGCTGTTCGTGCTGGATCCGGCCCCCTTCGAGCTCGCGGTCGAGCAGGCCAGACTCGCCCTAGATCAAGCCGAGCAACAGAATCGCCAGCTGGATGCGACCCTGAACGCCGCCACCGCCGACTTCAGCTCGCTGCAGACCCAGACCGCCCAGAAACAGCGGGAGGCCGAGCGCATCGATACCCTCTATCGCCGTCACATGGTCTCTGAGCAGCAGAAAGATGACGCAGACAGCGCCGCCCGCACCGCCCGTGCCAACCTGCTGGCCAGCCAGGCCCGCATGGAGCAGGCTCGCGTCAACCGTGGCCTCACCGGTGATGACAACCTGCTGCTGCGCCAGGCGCGCAACCGCCTCGCCCAGGCAGAGCTCAACCTCACCTACAGCCAGGTCCATGCGAGCCAGGATGGCATCATCACCAACCTGCAGCTCAAGCCCGGCAGCGTGGCCACGGCGGGCGCTCCCCTGCTGGCCCTGGTCTCGGAGCAGGTGGATGTGATCGCCGATTTTCGCGAGAAGAGCCTGCGTAACATCACCCCGCAAAGCCGCGCACTGGTCGCCTTCGACGGCGAGCCCGGCCGCCTCTATCCGGCCCGGGTCGCCAGCCTGGATGCGGGGGTCAGCGCCGGCCAGTTCGACGCCAACGGCCTCTTGGCCAACCCCATCGAATCGGATCGCTGGGTGCGGGATGCCCAGCGACTGCGCCTGCACCTGACCCTGGATCAGTTGCCCGCCCATCTGCCGGCCGGGGCCCGCGCCACCGTCCAGCTGCTGCCGGACAACGCCCTGAGCGCGCTCTTTGCCCGCGGCCAGATCCGCCTGCTCAGCCTGCTGCACTACATCTATTGA
- the slyA gene encoding transcriptional regulator SlyA: protein MKKDLEMLRELSLAEQLGRLHRLWRTVADIELAPLGLTHPRWTALWKLSRLGGHLSQKTLAEALEIELPSLMRTLGQLEELALVERHCCSQDKRARIVTLTPAGKALLDKIEDRIMEVRRDLLAGISQQELAQFEEIVHRISANALGKIGAQHEERE, encoded by the coding sequence ATGAAAAAGGATCTGGAGATGTTGCGCGAGCTCTCCCTCGCCGAACAGCTGGGGCGACTGCACCGGCTGTGGCGCACCGTGGCCGATATCGAGCTGGCCCCCCTGGGTTTGACCCATCCGCGCTGGACCGCGCTCTGGAAGCTGAGCCGCCTCGGCGGCCACCTCAGCCAGAAGACCCTGGCCGAGGCGCTGGAGATAGAGCTGCCCTCCCTGATGCGCACCCTGGGTCAGCTGGAAGAGCTGGCTCTTGTCGAGCGCCACTGCTGCAGCCAGGACAAGCGCGCCCGCATCGTCACCCTGACCCCGGCCGGCAAGGCGCTACTCGACAAGATCGAAGATCGCATCATGGAAGTCCGCCGGGATCTGCTGGCGGGCATCAGCCAGCAGGAGCTGGCCCAGTTTGAAGAGATAGTGCACCGCATCTCCGCCAATGCCCTCGGCAAGATCGGTGCCCAGCATGAAGAGAGAGAATAA
- a CDS encoding 2-hydroxycarboxylate transporter family protein yields MKNLSTPAVQMKGAWSDQQIAGMPMMIFLGLATCVLYAGWNGSLPLGMVGALALMFVLGTLLSELGERIPPIREYLGGGTILAIFGGAALFEYRILPAEAGEVISRFMKEGGFLNFFIASLVTGSVFGMSGALLKNAAMRYLPVILGGVALALLSVGLVGSLMGYGFKNAVLLIGLPIMGGGMGAGAVPLVEILSGPLQMSSADLLSRMVPAVVIANTLAILVGSLLARLGRRYPSLTGNGKLMVKESSQSVADEQAEAPTLQSLGLGLFISSSMFVLGSLLGNFIPMHPFALMILAVAFIKVSGVLPRRYEQAAADWYQFVVSNLTPSLLVGIGVAYTSIPELIGAFSVNYFIMVLTTVVGGALGAALVGRMIGFYPIEAAITGGLCMANMGGTGDVAVLSAAQRMKLMPFAQISSRLGGAVMLILATALISLLA; encoded by the coding sequence ATGAAAAACCTCTCTACCCCCGCAGTACAGATGAAGGGCGCCTGGAGCGACCAGCAGATCGCCGGCATGCCCATGATGATCTTCCTCGGGCTTGCCACCTGCGTCCTCTACGCCGGCTGGAACGGCTCCCTGCCGCTCGGCATGGTCGGCGCCCTGGCGCTGATGTTCGTGCTCGGCACCCTGCTGAGCGAGCTGGGCGAGCGGATCCCCCCCATACGGGAATACCTGGGGGGCGGCACCATACTCGCCATCTTCGGCGGCGCCGCGCTGTTCGAGTACCGGATACTGCCGGCCGAGGCGGGTGAGGTGATCAGCCGCTTCATGAAGGAGGGGGGCTTTCTGAACTTCTTCATCGCCAGTCTGGTGACCGGATCTGTGTTCGGCATGAGCGGTGCCCTGCTGAAAAATGCCGCCATGCGCTACCTGCCGGTGATCCTGGGGGGCGTGGCGCTGGCGCTGCTGAGCGTCGGCCTGGTCGGCTCCCTGATGGGGTACGGCTTCAAGAATGCGGTGCTGCTCATCGGTCTGCCCATCATGGGTGGCGGCATGGGCGCCGGCGCCGTGCCGCTGGTGGAGATCCTCTCCGGCCCCTTGCAGATGTCCAGCGCCGATCTGTTGTCGCGCATGGTGCCCGCCGTGGTGATCGCCAACACCCTGGCCATACTGGTGGGCTCCCTGCTGGCGCGCCTCGGTCGTCGTTACCCCTCCCTGACCGGCAACGGCAAGCTGATGGTCAAGGAAAGCAGCCAGAGCGTCGCCGACGAGCAAGCCGAGGCGCCGACCCTGCAGAGCCTGGGTCTCGGGCTCTTCATCAGCTCCAGCATGTTCGTGCTGGGATCCTTGCTCGGCAACTTCATCCCCATGCACCCCTTCGCCCTGATGATACTGGCGGTGGCCTTTATCAAGGTGAGTGGTGTGTTGCCCCGCCGTTATGAACAGGCGGCCGCCGACTGGTACCAGTTCGTGGTGAGCAACCTCACCCCCTCCCTGCTGGTGGGCATAGGGGTGGCCTACACCAGCATCCCCGAGCTCATCGGCGCCTTCTCGGTCAACTACTTCATCATGGTGCTGACCACTGTGGTCGGCGGCGCCCTGGGGGCTGCCCTGGTGGGGCGCATGATCGGTTTTTATCCCATAGAGGCGGCCATCACCGGCGGCCTCTGCATGGCCAACATGGGGGGCACCGGCGATGTGGCCGTGCTGTCGGCAGCCCAGCGCATGAAGCTGATGCCCTTCGCCCAGATCTCTTCTCGCCTCGGCGGGGCCGTGATGCTGATCCTGGCCACCGCCCTCATCTCTCTGCTCGCCTGA
- a CDS encoding NAD-dependent malic enzyme encodes MNDIMMGTSLPYAERKRQGLMGRMPHKEESLSQQRRRIYRLVSAMQSPFDQHLLLRQLQEDNPVLFYDLVRHHLPELLPIIYTPVVGEACQRHSDLYLRSHGLYLSWHDRDELDAIFAAVEQEVDVIVISDGERVLGLGDLGIGGMGICIGKLALYSAAGGINPARTLPLCVDVGTNNPALLEDDSYLGWQAPRIDGETYYSFMDKVVAAIHKRWPRVVLQFEDFAGKHAANLLARYRDQLCMFNDDIQGTAAVASACVLAGLQQAGSRLADTPVLIVGAGSAGCGIAAMLARLAGSTERVQLFDQDGLVCLDRANLTPSQQPFARPVEEVCGSLPELIARLRPGVLIGVSGQGGLFDEAVLTAMGVACERPVILPLSNPTRSAEATPEQVWRATSGHALLATGSPFAPVEVGGEMRVVSQCNNVYVFPGIGLGACAVKARRISDGMLQAAVRAVGAYQLAEGRLLPPIEEVGEVARAVARAVALTAREEGLADFDGDPAPLIDQTWWRPHYWSAS; translated from the coding sequence ATGAACGACATCATGATGGGCACCAGTCTGCCCTATGCCGAACGCAAGCGTCAGGGGCTGATGGGGCGCATGCCCCACAAGGAGGAGTCCCTCTCCCAGCAGCGCCGCCGCATCTACCGCCTGGTCTCGGCCATGCAGAGCCCCTTCGATCAGCACCTGCTGCTGCGCCAGTTGCAGGAGGACAACCCCGTGCTGTTTTACGATCTGGTGCGCCACCATCTGCCGGAGCTGCTGCCCATCATCTACACCCCTGTGGTGGGTGAGGCCTGCCAGCGCCACAGCGATCTCTACCTGCGCAGCCACGGTCTCTACCTTTCCTGGCACGACAGGGACGAGCTGGACGCCATCTTCGCTGCGGTGGAGCAGGAGGTGGACGTCATCGTCATCTCCGACGGGGAGCGGGTGCTGGGACTCGGGGATCTCGGCATCGGCGGCATGGGGATCTGCATCGGCAAGCTGGCGCTCTACAGCGCAGCCGGTGGCATCAACCCGGCTCGCACCCTGCCCCTGTGCGTGGATGTGGGCACCAACAACCCGGCCCTGCTGGAGGATGACTCCTACCTCGGCTGGCAGGCCCCGCGCATCGACGGCGAGACCTACTACAGCTTCATGGACAAGGTAGTGGCGGCCATCCATAAACGCTGGCCCCGGGTGGTGCTGCAGTTCGAGGACTTCGCCGGCAAGCATGCCGCCAACCTCCTGGCCCGCTACCGGGACCAGCTCTGCATGTTCAACGACGACATCCAGGGCACGGCGGCGGTCGCCTCCGCCTGCGTGCTGGCGGGATTGCAACAGGCGGGAAGCAGGCTTGCCGACACCCCGGTGCTCATCGTCGGAGCGGGCTCGGCGGGCTGCGGCATCGCCGCCATGCTGGCCCGCCTGGCGGGCAGCACTGAGCGGGTGCAGCTGTTCGACCAGGACGGCCTGGTCTGCCTGGACAGGGCCAACCTGACTCCCTCCCAGCAGCCCTTCGCCCGCCCGGTAGAGGAGGTCTGCGGTTCCCTGCCCGAGCTCATCGCCCGGCTGCGCCCCGGGGTGCTGATCGGGGTGAGCGGCCAGGGCGGCCTGTTCGACGAGGCGGTGCTGACGGCCATGGGGGTGGCGTGCGAGCGCCCTGTGATCTTGCCGCTCTCCAACCCGACCCGCAGCGCCGAGGCGACCCCGGAGCAGGTGTGGCGGGCCACGAGCGGGCACGCCCTGCTCGCCACCGGCAGCCCCTTCGCCCCGGTCGAGGTAGGGGGGGAGATGCGGGTGGTCTCCCAGTGCAACAACGTCTATGTCTTCCCGGGCATTGGCCTCGGGGCCTGCGCGGTCAAGGCGCGGCGCATCAGCGATGGCATGTTGCAGGCGGCGGTGCGGGCGGTGGGGGCCTATCAGCTGGCGGAGGGGCGGTTGCTGCCCCCCATAGAGGAAGTGGGGGAGGTAGCCCGCGCTGTTGCCAGGGCCGTGGCCCTGACCGCCCGCGAAGAGGGGCTGGCGGATTTTGACGGTGATCCCGCGCCGCTCATTGACCAGACCTGGTGGCGCCCGCACTATTGGTCCGCCTCCTGA
- a CDS encoding ATP-binding protein: MKLRHQLVTLSLGLSLLLILILGALLALFIRHLLESNLEEKGSDLARVLAADTRVVQALQQGNDPGLRDYVQGICNRTDAAYMVVTDEHARRLSHPSSELIGATFRGEDIWPAIQERRSYCSRDKGTLGPAIRCFSPVIGADGRTIGAVAVGYLMKTVEGIYLERIALLISAIGAVLGCGLLLALLLQHRLRRTLLDLEPETIVNRFAQQDLVLEGISEGIVALDGNHRIKMLNSAAFYQLRLPGTGRHALLGQSLAELAPSLLPALNQQGGVNFTVQGEAFVGHWQDLSGREPGRMLIFSRPDGTGSLGMQVTHLRQYAEMLRIQTHEFANKLSSLSGLLQLGHVEQAVELIQQENEACQTMLQDLLRSIENKPVAGLILGKFSRARELGVELVLDPGSALGEYPAEVSADLITCIGNLLDNGIRAAWANRLRCAPRVLISVDDFGRRLVIEVEDSGEGVDEALADHLFDYGVSRQTGDHGVGLFLVKKTVARRGGVIEWRRTAEQTTLFGIYLNKNQLV; this comes from the coding sequence ATGAAACTGCGCCACCAACTGGTCACCCTCTCCCTCGGGCTGTCACTGCTGCTGATCCTGATCCTGGGAGCCCTGCTCGCCCTCTTCATCCGCCACCTGCTGGAGAGCAACCTGGAGGAGAAGGGGAGCGATCTGGCCCGGGTGCTGGCGGCGGATACCCGGGTGGTGCAGGCCCTGCAGCAGGGTAATGATCCCGGCCTGCGGGACTATGTGCAGGGGATCTGCAACCGCACCGATGCCGCCTACATGGTGGTGACCGACGAGCATGCCCGCCGCCTGAGCCACCCCTCCTCCGAGCTGATCGGCGCAACCTTCCGTGGCGAGGACATCTGGCCGGCGATCCAGGAGCGGCGCAGTTATTGCTCCAGGGACAAAGGCACGCTCGGCCCGGCCATTCGCTGCTTCTCGCCGGTGATAGGGGCGGACGGACGCACCATAGGGGCGGTGGCGGTGGGTTACCTGATGAAGACGGTGGAGGGCATCTATCTGGAGCGGATCGCCCTGCTCATCAGTGCCATCGGCGCCGTGCTGGGCTGCGGCCTGCTGCTGGCGCTCTTGTTGCAGCACCGGCTGCGGCGCACCCTGCTGGATCTGGAGCCGGAGACCATAGTCAACCGCTTCGCCCAGCAGGATCTGGTGCTGGAGGGCATCTCGGAGGGGATAGTGGCCCTCGATGGCAATCATCGCATCAAGATGCTCAACAGCGCGGCCTTCTACCAGTTGCGGCTACCGGGCACCGGCCGCCACGCCCTGCTGGGTCAATCCCTGGCCGAGCTGGCCCCCAGCCTGCTGCCCGCCCTGAACCAGCAGGGGGGGGTGAACTTCACCGTGCAGGGGGAGGCGTTCGTCGGTCACTGGCAGGATCTCAGCGGTCGCGAGCCGGGCCGCATGCTGATCTTCAGCCGACCGGATGGCACCGGCAGCCTGGGGATGCAGGTGACCCATCTGCGCCAGTATGCCGAGATGCTGCGGATCCAGACCCACGAGTTCGCCAACAAGCTGAGCAGCCTCTCCGGCCTGCTGCAGCTCGGTCATGTGGAGCAGGCGGTGGAGCTGATCCAGCAAGAGAACGAGGCCTGCCAGACCATGTTGCAGGATCTGCTGCGCTCCATCGAGAACAAGCCGGTGGCCGGTCTCATCCTCGGCAAGTTCAGCCGGGCGCGGGAGCTCGGGGTCGAGCTGGTGCTGGATCCCGGCTCGGCCCTCGGGGAGTACCCGGCCGAGGTGTCGGCGGATCTCATCACCTGTATCGGCAACCTGCTGGACAACGGCATCAGGGCCGCCTGGGCGAACCGCCTGCGGTGCGCCCCCCGGGTGCTCATCTCGGTGGATGACTTCGGCCGCCGGCTGGTGATCGAGGTGGAGGACAGCGGTGAGGGGGTGGACGAGGCGCTGGCGGATCACCTGTTCGACTATGGGGTCAGCCGCCAGACCGGGGATCATGGCGTAGGTCTCTTTCTGGTCAAGAAGACGGTGGCCCGCCGTGGCGGTGTGATAGAATGGCGCCGCACCGCCGAACAGACAACCTTGTTCGGTATCTATTTGAATAAAAACCAATTGGTGTGA